A portion of the Candidatus Roseilinea sp. genome contains these proteins:
- a CDS encoding 2-oxoglutarate synthase yields MNYTPEQLERRNRSFWTPVQAVGALVQFLTFLASLTLVIRFLTTGQGYEVTTVANVAKVLMLYFMTVTGMAWEDEVFGRMFMAKEFFWEDAGNLLSLAGNTAYLVALFAGADHRTQMLVMCVALATYVVNFVQFARRGAQSARQKRAQALATAGSGR; encoded by the coding sequence ATGAACTACACCCCCGAACAGCTTGAGCGCCGCAACCGGTCGTTCTGGACGCCGGTGCAGGCCGTTGGCGCACTGGTTCAGTTTCTCACCTTCCTCGCCAGCCTCACCCTGGTGATCCGCTTCCTGACCACCGGCCAGGGCTACGAAGTTACTACCGTGGCGAACGTCGCCAAGGTGCTGATGCTGTATTTCATGACCGTCACCGGCATGGCCTGGGAGGATGAGGTATTCGGCCGGATGTTCATGGCGAAGGAGTTCTTCTGGGAGGACGCCGGCAACCTGCTGTCGTTGGCCGGCAATACGGCCTACCTCGTCGCCCTGTTCGCCGGCGCCGATCACCGCACCCAGATGCTGGTGATGTGCGTCGCCCTGGCCACCTACGTCGTCAACTTCGTCCAGTTCGCCCGGCGCGGCGCGCAGTCGGCCCGCCAGAAGCGTGCACAGGCGCTGGCGACGGCCGGCAGCGGGAGATGA
- the bchD gene encoding magnesium-chelatase 67 kDa subunit → MSLAFTDIVGLEAAKQALLLLAVNPALAGVAIAATVGSGKSTLARAFAALLPEGAPFVELPVNVTEDRLLGGLDLEATLATGARAIERGLLARAHGGVLYADGLNLLDRSIVAHLMEAMANGVVRVEREGLSAVHPARFVLVGAYDPSDGEVPRGLLDRIGLIVPFAPQTDARLRAEVVRRNQLWKGEAEAGALPSASSRLRNEAADDETHMLRAMIADARARLPHVRVHDEQVQALIQAALSLGVEGNRADVFAAQAALAKAALDGRDRVDDDDLRLAVRLVLLPRATRLPEADESHQAQDEQPRAPEKQNRGERDEPNGVPQAPSEQLEALLLSAAEAALPKDVLNLPFATQQRGRSGSRGAALNNRRGRFVRAVEGDPHGNRIALLQTLMAAAPWQAVRRAGTRSSAQLAIRKEDIRIKRFRDKAGMLYIFAVDASGSMAINRMREAKGAAIRLLQDAYVHRDQVALIAFRGGRAQVLLQPSQSVERAKRELDVLPTGGGTPLASALLTAWELAQQARGRGIAQVTLVLMTDGRANVGLDSSQASADKAGLQREIQQLAALLRAHGVRAIVIDTQANYLSRGEAPKLAEWLGGRYVYLPNARAEQIAKALT, encoded by the coding sequence ATGTCACTCGCATTTACGGACATCGTCGGGCTGGAGGCGGCGAAGCAGGCGCTGTTGCTGCTGGCGGTCAATCCCGCCCTGGCCGGTGTCGCGATCGCAGCGACGGTCGGCAGCGGTAAGTCCACGCTGGCGCGCGCCTTTGCGGCGTTGTTGCCGGAGGGCGCGCCCTTCGTCGAGCTGCCGGTGAACGTCACCGAAGATCGCCTGCTCGGCGGCCTCGATCTGGAAGCGACGCTGGCGACCGGCGCGCGCGCGATCGAGCGTGGGTTGCTGGCGCGCGCGCATGGCGGCGTGCTCTACGCCGATGGGTTGAATCTGCTGGATAGGAGCATCGTAGCCCATCTGATGGAGGCGATGGCCAACGGGGTCGTGCGCGTGGAACGCGAGGGCTTGAGCGCCGTTCATCCGGCGCGCTTCGTGCTGGTCGGCGCTTACGATCCGAGCGACGGCGAGGTGCCGCGCGGCCTCCTCGATCGCATCGGGTTGATTGTGCCCTTTGCGCCGCAGACCGACGCTCGCCTGCGCGCCGAGGTCGTGCGCCGCAATCAACTGTGGAAGGGTGAAGCAGAGGCGGGGGCGCTCCCTTCCGCGTCTTCGCGTCTCCGCAACGAGGCCGCGGACGACGAGACGCACATGCTGCGCGCGATGATCGCCGATGCGCGCGCGCGCCTGCCGCACGTGCGCGTTCACGATGAGCAGGTTCAGGCGCTGATTCAGGCTGCGCTGAGCCTGGGCGTAGAGGGCAACCGCGCCGACGTGTTCGCCGCGCAGGCCGCGCTCGCCAAGGCCGCATTGGATGGACGCGATCGCGTGGACGACGACGACTTGCGGCTGGCCGTCCGGCTGGTGCTGCTGCCGCGCGCCACGCGCCTGCCGGAGGCGGATGAAAGCCACCAAGCCCAGGATGAGCAACCCCGCGCGCCAGAGAAACAAAACCGAGGCGAACGGGATGAGCCGAACGGGGTGCCTCAGGCGCCATCCGAGCAGCTCGAAGCGTTGTTGCTGAGCGCAGCGGAGGCTGCACTCCCCAAGGACGTGCTGAATTTGCCGTTTGCGACGCAGCAGCGTGGGCGCAGCGGCAGCCGAGGCGCAGCATTGAACAACCGGCGAGGTCGCTTTGTGCGCGCAGTGGAAGGCGATCCGCACGGCAATCGCATCGCATTGCTACAGACGCTCATGGCGGCTGCCCCCTGGCAGGCGGTGCGACGGGCTGGGACACGCAGCAGCGCTCAGCTCGCCATTCGCAAAGAAGATATCCGCATCAAGCGCTTCCGCGACAAGGCGGGCATGCTCTACATCTTCGCTGTGGACGCCAGCGGCTCGATGGCGATCAACCGCATGCGCGAGGCGAAAGGCGCAGCGATTCGCTTGCTGCAGGATGCATACGTGCATCGCGATCAGGTGGCCTTGATCGCCTTTCGCGGCGGGCGCGCGCAGGTGCTGCTGCAGCCTTCGCAAAGCGTAGAGCGCGCCAAGCGCGAGCTAGACGTGCTGCCCACCGGCGGCGGCACGCCCCTCGCCTCGGCTTTGCTGACGGCCTGGGAGCTGGCGCAGCAGGCGCGCGGGCGCGGCATCGCGCAGGTCACGTTGGTGCTCATGACCGATGGGCGAGCGAACGTGGGGCTCGACAGCAGCCAGGCATCGGCGGACAAGGCCGGGTTGCAACGGGAGATTCAGCAGCTTGCTGCGCTGTTGCGCGCGCATGGCGTGCGCGCGATTGTGATTGACACGCAGGCCAACTACCTCTCGCGCGGCGAAGCGCCGAAGCTGGCCGAGTGGCTGGGCGGGCGATACGTGTATTTGCCCAACGCGCGGGCGGAGCAGATTGCAAAGGCACTGACATGA
- a CDS encoding sugar ABC transporter substrate-binding protein, with amino-acid sequence MNLKQFASLAALGALVLAACAAPPAAPAQPAQPAQPSEQKPAEPAKKFAGITVNAITFSGPQIAEPMQRRGKEFSEMTGATINVITVPFADLYQKILNDFATGTNSYDVIVFAPQWMVDYIEPGYLEDLTDRVKADADLQWEDIGLFFRDFSATYNGRIYTIPLDGDFQMVYYRTDIAKELGLQPPQTWEDYIAFAKAVSEKKLTTDDGKPVYGSCIAKKKAAQSYWMITSIASAFIQSQGTAQGAFFDLETFKPLYNNEAFARALEIYKETTQYGPPDEINLDVGDTRGLWTAGQCALTIDWGDIGTLAIEEGSKAKDKTGAVILPGSRQVLDRKTGKLVDCTPELCPYAVDGVNHAPFAAFGGWSGAINKASKPEVKDAAFAYLSYMNQPAQSNVDVTIGKTGFNPYRVSQFKNLDNWIKAGMSEQAAKDYLGAIEASLNSPNMVLDLRIPQNQYYQGIVLDGAIAKFLAGEQDIAATMKEIEDGWEQKTEELGRDKQLAAYKATLGVQK; translated from the coding sequence ATGAACTTGAAGCAGTTTGCAAGCCTGGCAGCGCTGGGTGCCCTCGTCCTGGCCGCCTGCGCTGCGCCGCCGGCAGCGCCTGCCCAACCGGCGCAGCCCGCTCAACCGTCTGAGCAGAAGCCCGCCGAACCGGCCAAGAAGTTCGCCGGCATCACCGTCAACGCCATCACGTTCTCCGGCCCGCAGATCGCCGAGCCGATGCAACGACGCGGCAAGGAGTTCAGCGAGATGACCGGTGCGACGATCAACGTCATCACCGTGCCGTTCGCCGACCTGTATCAGAAGATCCTCAACGACTTCGCGACCGGCACGAATAGCTACGACGTCATCGTGTTTGCACCGCAGTGGATGGTGGACTACATCGAGCCGGGCTACCTGGAGGACCTGACCGACCGGGTGAAGGCCGACGCTGACCTCCAGTGGGAGGACATTGGCTTGTTCTTCCGCGACTTCTCGGCCACCTACAATGGTCGCATCTACACCATCCCGCTGGACGGCGACTTCCAGATGGTGTACTACCGCACCGACATCGCTAAGGAACTCGGCCTGCAGCCGCCGCAGACGTGGGAAGACTACATCGCCTTCGCCAAAGCGGTCAGCGAGAAGAAGCTCACCACCGACGACGGCAAGCCGGTGTATGGCTCGTGCATCGCCAAGAAGAAAGCCGCCCAGTCGTACTGGATGATCACCTCCATCGCGTCGGCGTTCATCCAGAGCCAGGGCACTGCCCAGGGTGCGTTCTTCGACCTGGAGACCTTCAAGCCGCTTTATAACAACGAAGCCTTCGCCCGCGCGCTGGAGATTTACAAGGAGACCACGCAATACGGCCCGCCCGACGAGATCAACCTCGACGTGGGCGACACCCGCGGCCTGTGGACAGCCGGACAGTGCGCGCTGACCATTGACTGGGGCGACATCGGCACGCTGGCCATCGAGGAAGGCAGCAAGGCCAAGGACAAGACCGGCGCGGTGATCCTGCCCGGCAGCAGGCAAGTGCTCGATCGCAAGACCGGCAAGCTGGTAGATTGCACGCCGGAGCTGTGCCCATACGCCGTGGACGGGGTGAACCATGCGCCGTTCGCCGCGTTCGGCGGCTGGTCGGGCGCCATCAACAAGGCCAGCAAGCCGGAGGTGAAAGACGCCGCGTTCGCCTATCTCTCCTACATGAACCAGCCCGCGCAGAGCAACGTGGACGTGACCATCGGCAAGACCGGTTTTAACCCCTATCGGGTCTCTCAGTTCAAGAACCTCGATAACTGGATCAAGGCCGGCATGAGCGAACAGGCCGCCAAGGACTACCTCGGCGCCATCGAGGCCAGCCTGAACAGCCCGAACATGGTGCTCGACCTGCGCATCCCGCAAAACCAGTACTACCAAGGCATCGTGTTGGACGGCGCGATCGCCAAGTTCCTGGCCGGCGAGCAGGACATCGCCGCCACGATGAAAGAGATCGAGGACGGCTGGGAACAGAAGACGGAGGAGCTGGGTCGCGATAAGCAGCTCGCCGCCTACAAGGCGACGCTCGGCGTGCAGAAGTGA
- a CDS encoding MFS transporter: MKTKLQFTLSKLGIAWMFALVTINFNRVTIYELGISALLIGVMIGLYPFFGPFQPMFRRITDRYPILGYRRSPYLVIGMVAGSLVFPFLPAVAGAMAAGSPIAFMAGFVLFFIFGAMIALMANTYLDLIAECTREDERSGVFAAAWTGQTAIIVVWAFIFRLFMPDYSPVRMQALYALTPLVVTVLAIASVWKLERRLSPEEIVRRRATPADPIAHTMNSIRSSLLLTRTNPTARRFFVFIVFTFLGIFTQDLMQEVWAGDVFRLSVGESTVFQQIFNGMVTVGMGMTAALGARALGAKARTAALPMDDKKRIATFGGWSATLGFIMLAVASLTAQVTLAHLAFAVVGFTVGVFTFAAVTVMSDMTVEGQTGAYLGLWSIAQALGLGASFIVGGVLRAALVETGLMSAPVGYAAIFGVEAVFMIGGVRLLRGVGVEGLRRDAHRFAPAKSAVAA, encoded by the coding sequence ATGAAGACCAAACTGCAATTCACCCTCTCCAAGCTCGGCATTGCCTGGATGTTTGCTTTGGTGACGATCAACTTCAACCGGGTGACGATCTACGAGCTGGGCATCTCGGCGTTGCTGATCGGCGTGATGATCGGGCTATATCCGTTCTTCGGCCCGTTCCAGCCGATGTTCCGGCGCATCACCGACCGCTACCCCATCTTGGGTTATCGGCGCTCGCCCTATCTGGTGATCGGTATGGTCGCCGGAAGCTTGGTCTTCCCCTTTCTACCGGCCGTAGCCGGCGCCATGGCCGCCGGTTCGCCCATCGCATTCATGGCCGGTTTCGTGTTGTTCTTCATCTTCGGCGCGATGATCGCGCTGATGGCCAACACGTATCTTGACTTGATCGCCGAATGCACGCGCGAAGACGAGCGCAGCGGTGTGTTCGCCGCCGCATGGACCGGCCAAACGGCCATCATCGTCGTTTGGGCGTTCATCTTCCGATTGTTCATGCCGGACTATTCGCCGGTGCGGATGCAGGCGCTGTATGCGCTCACGCCACTGGTCGTTACGGTGCTGGCCATCGCCAGCGTGTGGAAGCTGGAGCGCCGGTTGTCGCCGGAAGAGATCGTCCGGCGGCGCGCAACGCCGGCGGATCCGATTGCCCATACCATGAACTCGATCCGCAGCTCGCTGCTGCTGACGCGCACCAACCCGACCGCGCGAAGGTTCTTCGTCTTCATCGTCTTCACCTTCCTCGGCATCTTCACGCAGGACCTGATGCAAGAGGTCTGGGCCGGCGACGTGTTCCGACTCTCCGTCGGCGAGTCCACCGTCTTCCAGCAAATCTTCAACGGCATGGTCACCGTTGGCATGGGGATGACCGCAGCGCTGGGCGCGCGGGCGCTGGGTGCGAAGGCGCGCACCGCGGCGTTGCCTATGGACGACAAGAAGCGCATTGCGACGTTCGGCGGTTGGTCGGCCACGCTCGGCTTCATCATGCTCGCCGTTGCATCCCTCACGGCGCAGGTGACGCTGGCCCACCTCGCGTTTGCCGTGGTCGGCTTCACGGTGGGCGTGTTCACCTTCGCGGCGGTCACTGTGATGAGTGATATGACCGTGGAGGGTCAGACGGGTGCTTACCTTGGCTTGTGGAGCATCGCGCAGGCGCTCGGCCTGGGCGCCTCATTCATCGTCGGCGGTGTGTTGCGCGCGGCGCTGGTCGAAACCGGCCTGATGTCTGCGCCGGTCGGCTATGCAGCCATCTTCGGGGTCGAGGCAGTGTTCATGATCGGAGGCGTGCGACTGCTGCGCGGCGTGGGCGTGGAAGGGCTGCGGCGCGACGCGCATCGCTTTGCGCCGGCAAAGAGCGCAGTGGCTGCTTGA
- a CDS encoding MFS transporter has protein sequence MLAIARLTLPKLGVAYLFTMLLSVFNRVMINELGIAAAVIGGLYFAYRLMNIFQVLAGRYADRRAFFGLRRTPVMFAGLMFSAISLAPLPLFATRYAEGEAIYLLFMLLSLLGFGFGFAANGDAHNTLIAEMTEGKKNRPAVVATVWLFQIVFIVITGIASSIILQIADTQAGAPPGCTTDACAAIRSQVAVQMMPKFFLAGPVVSLIGLLSLIGLERRLSPEEMAAAEQRPPLRMGEAYARIFTNPQARVFFFFIVVAIFALFVQDSILEPFGADVFKLAPRQTAQFQPIMGMGTIIAMLVMGIVASKWPIPKRRIADWGLVVSGIGFALLFASAMAHLLPAMYAGVAILGMGMGVFNVGALSMMMDMTVPGETGSLMGAWGMAQALSNGFAQFAGGAMRDIGIQVTGNYAASYGFIFIAAIAMCFVAMNLMARVNVEQFRKLTREQMVMTMEAA, from the coding sequence ATGTTGGCCATCGCGCGTTTGACGCTGCCCAAGCTCGGCGTGGCTTATCTGTTCACCATGCTGCTCAGCGTGTTTAACCGCGTGATGATCAACGAGTTGGGGATCGCCGCTGCCGTCATCGGCGGCCTGTACTTCGCCTATCGCCTGATGAACATCTTCCAGGTCTTGGCCGGCCGCTACGCCGACCGCCGCGCCTTCTTCGGGCTGCGCCGCACGCCGGTGATGTTCGCCGGGCTGATGTTCTCGGCGATCTCGCTGGCGCCGCTGCCGCTTTTTGCCACGCGCTATGCGGAGGGCGAGGCGATCTATCTGCTGTTCATGCTGCTGAGCTTGTTGGGCTTCGGCTTTGGCTTTGCGGCCAACGGCGACGCGCACAACACGCTGATCGCCGAGATGACCGAGGGCAAGAAGAATCGCCCGGCCGTGGTCGCCACCGTCTGGCTATTCCAGATCGTGTTCATCGTGATCACCGGCATCGCCAGCTCGATCATCCTGCAAATCGCCGACACCCAGGCGGGCGCGCCGCCCGGCTGCACCACCGACGCCTGCGCCGCGATCCGCAGCCAGGTGGCCGTGCAGATGATGCCGAAGTTCTTCCTGGCCGGGCCGGTCGTCTCGTTGATCGGTTTGCTTTCGTTGATCGGGCTGGAGCGACGGCTGTCGCCGGAGGAAATGGCCGCAGCCGAACAGCGCCCGCCGTTGCGGATGGGCGAGGCGTATGCCCGCATCTTCACCAACCCGCAGGCGCGCGTGTTCTTCTTCTTCATCGTGGTCGCGATCTTCGCGCTGTTCGTGCAAGATAGCATCCTCGAACCGTTCGGGGCCGACGTATTCAAGCTCGCGCCGCGCCAGACGGCTCAGTTCCAGCCGATCATGGGCATGGGCACGATCATCGCCATGCTGGTGATGGGCATCGTGGCCAGTAAGTGGCCCATCCCCAAGCGTCGCATCGCCGACTGGGGCCTGGTTGTGTCCGGCATCGGCTTCGCGCTGCTGTTCGCCTCGGCCATGGCGCACCTGTTGCCGGCGATGTACGCCGGCGTCGCCATCCTGGGCATGGGCATGGGCGTGTTCAACGTCGGCGCGCTCTCGATGATGATGGACATGACGGTGCCCGGCGAGACCGGCTCGCTGATGGGCGCCTGGGGCATGGCGCAGGCGCTCTCCAACGGCTTCGCCCAATTCGCCGGCGGCGCGATGCGTGACATCGGCATCCAGGTCACCGGCAACTACGCCGCATCCTATGGCTTCATCTTCATCGCCGCCATCGCCATGTGCTTCGTGGCCATGAACCTGATGGCGCGGGTGAATGTGGAACAGTTCCGCAAGCTCACCCGCGAGCAGATGGTCATGACGATGGAGGCGGCGTGA
- the bchI gene encoding magnesium-chelatase 38 kDa subunit, producing the protein MSAQVAAEPARALRADHSGAASASSAVNYPFTAIVGQEEMKLCLLLNVIDPRIGGVMIMGHRGTGKSTAVRALADVLPMITRVKGDPFNRTPEEVARDALPIESAAERDSASPTPRQPRDSRLRTERIPVPVVDLPLGATEDRVCGTIDIEAALTQGVKRFEPGLLARANHGFLYIDEVNLLDDHLVDVLLDVAASGWNVVEREGISVRHPARFVLVGSGNPEEGELRPQLLDRFGLHARIVTITDLAQRMEIVRRRRAFDADPRAFIAAWQPQQRALRRRIVAAQKRLAEVEMPDDALMFAAELCMRLGVDGHRGELTLARAACALAAFEGRPRVTRDDVKRVAVPALRHRLRRDPLETTDAGERIERALVELQAQA; encoded by the coding sequence ATGAGCGCGCAGGTTGCGGCTGAGCCGGCTCGTGCGCTCCGCGCCGACCACAGCGGCGCTGCCTCTGCGTCGTCGGCGGTGAACTATCCCTTCACCGCCATCGTCGGCCAGGAGGAGATGAAGTTGTGCCTGCTGTTGAACGTGATTGACCCGCGCATCGGCGGCGTGATGATCATGGGGCATCGCGGCACCGGCAAGAGCACTGCCGTGCGCGCCCTGGCCGACGTGCTGCCGATGATCACGCGCGTCAAGGGTGACCCGTTCAACCGCACACCGGAGGAAGTTGCGCGCGATGCGCTGCCCATCGAGAGCGCAGCCGAACGCGACAGCGCATCTCCCACCCCGCGTCAGCCCCGCGACTCGAGGCTCAGAACGGAGCGCATCCCCGTTCCCGTCGTTGACCTGCCGCTGGGCGCGACCGAGGATCGCGTCTGCGGCACGATTGACATCGAGGCGGCGCTGACGCAGGGGGTGAAGCGCTTCGAGCCGGGGCTGCTGGCGCGGGCCAACCACGGCTTCCTCTACATTGATGAAGTCAACCTGCTCGACGATCACCTCGTGGATGTGCTGCTCGACGTGGCAGCCAGCGGCTGGAATGTGGTCGAGCGTGAGGGCATCAGCGTGCGCCACCCGGCCCGCTTCGTGCTGGTGGGTTCCGGCAATCCCGAGGAGGGCGAGCTGCGGCCGCAGTTGCTCGACCGCTTCGGCCTGCACGCGCGCATCGTCACCATCACCGACCTCGCGCAGCGCATGGAGATCGTGCGCCGCCGACGCGCCTTTGACGCCGATCCCCGTGCGTTCATCGCCGCTTGGCAGCCCCAGCAACGCGCGCTGCGGCGGCGCATCGTCGCTGCGCAGAAGCGCCTCGCCGAGGTGGAGATGCCGGACGATGCGCTGATGTTTGCCGCCGAACTGTGCATGCGCCTGGGCGTGGACGGCCACCGCGGCGAACTCACGCTGGCGCGCGCCGCGTGCGCGCTGGCCGCTTTCGAAGGGCGCCCGCGCGTGACGCGCGACGACGTGAAGCGCGTCGCCGTGCCTGCGCTGCGGCATCGCTTGCGCCGCGATCCGCTGGAGACGACGGACGCCGGCGAACGCATCGAACGCGCGCTCGTGGAACTGCAGGCGCAGGCATGA
- a CDS encoding LacI family transcriptional regulator produces the protein MKDKATIKDVAQHAGVSTATVSRVLSNSGPVSAEVRERVEQAIQALGYRPSRMARSFRAQRSKFIGLIISDVENPFYTSLVRAVEDVAYAHDYSLLLCNSDEDPDKEHAYIQFMADERVAGVIGSPASEAETSFAALFDAGIPVVSVDRRSTCTPVDTVLLDHVTAARDLARHLIAHGHQRIGAILPNTSITSGRERLAGFLQAMEEVGLTPDPALIHEGKGIEAFGVQATHALLDLPDRPTAIFTGNNLITLGALKAIQERRLHIPDDIAVAGLDEMPWMSLLAPGITVAAQPIHEMGRLAMQMLLERIAGDRQPLREVKLAPRLIIRSSVATPAFI, from the coding sequence ATGAAGGATAAGGCCACAATTAAGGATGTCGCCCAGCACGCCGGCGTTTCGACGGCGACGGTCTCTCGTGTGCTGTCCAACAGTGGGCCGGTCAGCGCCGAGGTGCGCGAGCGCGTCGAGCAGGCGATTCAGGCCCTGGGCTACCGGCCCAGCCGGATGGCGCGCAGCTTCCGCGCTCAGCGCAGTAAATTCATTGGCCTGATCATCTCCGATGTCGAAAACCCCTTCTACACCAGCCTGGTGCGCGCCGTGGAGGACGTGGCCTACGCTCATGACTACAGCTTGCTGCTGTGCAATTCGGACGAAGACCCCGACAAGGAGCACGCCTATATCCAGTTCATGGCCGACGAGCGCGTCGCCGGGGTGATCGGCTCGCCGGCCTCAGAGGCCGAGACCTCCTTCGCTGCCCTCTTCGACGCCGGCATTCCGGTGGTGTCGGTGGATCGCCGCTCGACGTGCACACCGGTGGATACGGTGCTGCTGGACCACGTGACTGCGGCGCGTGACCTGGCCCGGCACTTGATTGCACATGGTCACCAGCGCATTGGCGCCATCCTGCCCAACACCAGCATCACGTCCGGCCGCGAGCGGCTGGCCGGCTTCCTACAGGCGATGGAGGAAGTCGGCCTCACGCCCGATCCAGCGTTGATTCACGAGGGCAAGGGCATCGAGGCATTTGGTGTGCAGGCCACACACGCGCTGCTCGATTTGCCCGACCGGCCAACGGCTATTTTCACCGGCAACAACCTGATCACATTGGGCGCGTTGAAGGCGATCCAGGAGCGCCGCCTGCACATCCCGGACGACATCGCCGTGGCCGGCTTAGACGAAATGCCGTGGATGTCGCTGTTGGCACCGGGCATCACCGTCGCCGCCCAGCCAATCCACGAGATGGGCCGACTGGCGATGCAAATGCTGCTTGAGCGCATCGCCGGCGACCGCCAGCCGCTACGCGAAGTGAAGCTGGCGCCACGGCTGATCATCCGCAGTTCGGTTGCGACGCCCGCATTCATCTGA
- a CDS encoding hypothetical protein (possible pseudo, frameshifted) has product MTPYGSMSYREIASRYNALNALPPHAALQVGSAIARYARGEMLLDLGAGAGRLGIPAALAGCRVVALDLELAMLRAGQREAGLQAVELPSIQANAVHVPFCDDCFDAGDDQQSAAPGAAVGSRLS; this is encoded by the coding sequence ATGACCCCATACGGCTCCATGTCCTATCGCGAGATCGCCTCGCGTTACAACGCACTCAACGCATTGCCGCCGCATGCAGCCTTGCAGGTCGGCAGCGCGATTGCGCGCTACGCGCGCGGCGAGATGTTGCTCGACTTGGGCGCCGGCGCAGGGCGGCTGGGCATTCCGGCAGCGCTGGCCGGCTGTCGCGTGGTCGCGCTCGACCTGGAGTTGGCCATGTTGCGCGCCGGCCAACGTGAGGCCGGCCTTCAGGCGGTGGAGTTGCCTTCGATCCAGGCCAATGCTGTGCACGTGCCCTTCTGCGATGACTGCTTCGACGCGGGTGATGATCAACAATCTGCTGCACCTGGTGCCGCAGTGGGAAGCCGTCTTAGTTGA
- a CDS encoding xylulokinase, with product MAYILAHDLGTSANKASLFDETGALLAGHSEGYPVSYPQPGWAEQDPDDWWRAVCAATRALLTQTGVAPRDIAAVTFSGQMMGVIALDGARRPLRPAIIWADQRATAEAALIAERCGEEEVYRRTGHRISPAYTAAKMLWIKRHQPEVFARARRFVMAKDYIVMRLTDVTVTDYSDASGSNLFDLEAQRWRADFLDALELDAECLPALAPSSAVVGQVTRAAAEETGLAPGTPVVIGGGDGACATVGAGSVEEGDAYCVLGTSSWIAYTSPRPLLDPERRTFTFYHLLPGRYIPMGTMQAAGGAREWLVRAMGEISDEAMARVEPGCRGLIFLPYLIGERSPWWNPKARAAFVGLTMSHGPAEMHRAVLEGVAFNLKLILDALSAHRPLRSLRLIGGGARNAVWQRILADVLGTPLEIPELLAEATSWGAAVAGGVGVGVYADWRIAKAKTRAVKVVEPDVTNVARYAEICASFVQAYHALDPLNSSNLV from the coding sequence ATGGCTTACATCCTGGCGCACGACTTAGGCACATCGGCCAACAAAGCGAGCTTGTTCGACGAGACGGGGGCGTTGCTGGCCGGCCATAGCGAGGGTTACCCGGTGAGCTATCCTCAGCCTGGCTGGGCCGAGCAAGACCCCGACGATTGGTGGCGCGCCGTGTGCGCTGCTACACGCGCGCTGCTGACGCAGACCGGCGTCGCCCCGCGCGACATCGCCGCGGTGACCTTCAGCGGGCAGATGATGGGCGTGATCGCGCTGGATGGTGCGCGTCGCCCGCTCCGTCCGGCCATCATCTGGGCCGATCAACGCGCCACGGCGGAGGCGGCGCTGATCGCCGAGCGTTGTGGCGAGGAGGAAGTCTATCGCCGCACCGGCCATCGCATCAGCCCGGCTTACACCGCTGCCAAGATGCTCTGGATCAAGCGACATCAGCCGGAGGTGTTTGCCCGCGCGCGGCGCTTCGTGATGGCTAAAGATTACATCGTCATGCGCCTGACCGATGTCACGGTGACCGACTATTCCGATGCTTCGGGCAGCAACTTGTTCGACCTGGAAGCGCAGAGGTGGCGCGCCGATTTTCTGGATGCGCTCGAACTTGATGCGGAGTGCTTGCCGGCGCTTGCGCCATCCAGCGCCGTGGTCGGCCAGGTGACGCGCGCCGCAGCGGAGGAGACCGGCCTGGCGCCCGGCACGCCGGTGGTGATCGGCGGCGGCGACGGCGCTTGTGCAACGGTGGGCGCGGGATCGGTGGAGGAAGGCGACGCTTACTGCGTGCTGGGCACCTCGTCGTGGATTGCCTACACGTCGCCGCGGCCGTTGCTCGATCCGGAACGGCGCACCTTCACTTTTTATCACTTGCTCCCAGGGCGTTACATCCCGATGGGCACGATGCAAGCGGCCGGCGGCGCGCGCGAGTGGTTGGTGCGGGCGATGGGCGAAATCTCGGATGAGGCGATGGCGCGCGTCGAGCCGGGCTGTCGCGGGTTGATCTTCCTGCCCTATCTGATCGGCGAGCGCAGTCCGTGGTGGAACCCGAAGGCGCGGGCCGCGTTCGTCGGCCTGACGATGAGCCACGGCCCGGCGGAGATGCACCGCGCCGTGCTGGAGGGCGTGGCCTTCAACCTTAAATTGATTCTGGATGCGCTGAGCGCTCACCGGCCGCTGCGCAGCTTGCGGCTGATCGGCGGCGGCGCGCGCAACGCCGTCTGGCAGCGCATCCTGGCCGATGTGTTGGGGACGCCGCTAGAGATTCCCGAGTTGCTGGCCGAGGCCACCTCGTGGGGGGCGGCGGTGGCTGGCGGCGTCGGCGTCGGGGTTTACGCCGACTGGCGTATCGCGAAAGCGAAGACGCGCGCCGTTAAGGTGGTTGAGCCTGATGTGACAAACGTCGCCCGCTATGCGGAAATCTGCGCGTCTTTCGTGCAGGCCTATCACGCACTTGACCCTCTTAACAGCTCAAACCTTGTGTAA